The following are from one region of the Escherichia sp. E4742 genome:
- the ivy gene encoding Ivy family C-type lysozyme inhibitor, producing the protein MFKAITTIAALVIATSAMAQDDLTISSLAKGETTKAAFNQMMQGHKLPAWVMKGGTYTPAQTVTLGDETYQVMSACKPHDCGSQRIAVMWSEKSNQMTGLFSTIDEKTSQEKLTWLNVNDALSIDGKTVLFAALTGSLENHPDGFNFK; encoded by the coding sequence ATGTTTAAGGCAATAACGACAATCGCCGCACTGGTCATCGCCACCAGTGCAATGGCGCAGGATGATTTAACTATTAGCAGCCTTGCAAAGGGCGAAACCACCAAAGCTGCGTTTAATCAGATGATGCAAGGGCATAAGCTGCCTGCTTGGGTGATGAAAGGCGGTACTTATACTCCCGCACAAACCGTGACATTGGGAGATGAGACGTATCAGGTGATGAGCGCGTGCAAACCGCATGACTGTGGCTCGCAACGTATCGCTGTGATGTGGTCCGAGAAATCTAATCAGATGACGGGGCTGTTCTCGACTATTGATGAGAAAACGTCGCAAGAGAAACTCACCTGGCTGAATGTGAACGATGCACTCTCGATTGATGGTAAAACGGTGTTGTTCGCGGCGTTGACCGGCAGCCTGGAAAACCATCCGGATGGCTTTAATTTTAAATAA